The genomic window TGGGTTTAGAGAAAGATAAAACTACTGTATAATAAAGAAAGAGTCACTAAAAGGAGGAACGATTATGCTAAAAATTGGAATCATTACTGGAAGTACCCGTCCCAATCGTAAGAGTCTTAAAATCGCTGAGGAACTTAAAAAGTGGGCTGATAAACGTGAAGATGCTTTATATGAAGTAGTCGATATTGCTGATTATAATCTTCCCATGTACAACGAACCCATTGCTGCTCTTTATAGTCAAGATTATCAAACTCCTGAAGCCATTCCTTGGGCCGAAAAGATAAACTCCCTTGATGGCTTTATTTTTGTTGTTCCCGAATACAATCATGGTCTTCCTTCAGCATTAAAAAATGCGATCGATTATCTTTGCCATGAATACGGCAATAAAGTTGCTGGATCCGTTACTTACGGTTCTCAAGGCGGCATTCGTGCTGGAGAAGTCTTACGTCTTGTTTTAGGTGGTTTACACGTTGCGGTCATCAGTACGAGTTTAGCGCTATCTATCTTGACTGATTTCGATTCCGAAGATAATTTCATCCCGGAAGAGATCCATCAAACGATTTTCAATAAATTATTGGATCGTTTACTTGCATGGGGTGAACCCTTAAAGGTCTTGCGTGATAACGAACCAACACATAAATAAAAGGACTGATTTAAGATGAAAAAACTATTATTCGCAACAACCCTGTCGATTATCGGCTCAACTCTAATGGGTTGTGGCCAAACAGCAAGCAATGAAGCTGAATCTTCTTCTCAAGCAACTAGCTCGAGCAAACAACAAAAAGAAACGAATGAATACAGTGGAACGGTAAAAGAAGACGGGTCAAAAGAAGAACAGCAACTGCTTTTAAGTAACCTCAAACAAACAAAAGAAAAAGACTCATCCCTTTCTTTTGATGTATAGTGACCCCAAAAAGTTGGACTTTATTTAGAGTAGAGAAATCTACTCTATTTTTTTGCTTTTAAGCTACTAGAGAAGGAGAGAAATGATGTTCCCGATAATGAACTGGGCTCATCCAATTTAACTTCTCTTTTATGCGATCGTGATTATAATAGTGAATATATTTGATGATTTCTTGTTCCAGCTCTCTATAACTATGAAAAACATTTCCATAATACATTTCCTGTTTTAGTAGTCCAAAGAAATTTTCTATTGGAGAATTATCAAGACAATTCCCTTTTCTAGACATACTTTGGAATATATTATCTTTTCTCAGCTCAGCGCCGTAGGCCTTCATTTGGTATGCCCAACCCTGATCAGAATGGAAAGTTCGTCTAAATGGACACTTTTCAGTTGCTTTAATAGCATCGGCTAAAGCCTCCATAATAGTGATACCATTCGGTTGTTTTGTGATTTTATAGCTGACTATCTCCTTATTATACATGTCCATAAAAGGATCAAGGTATAATTTTTTTATCTGCAGATTCCCAGATGGATCATTTTCGTAATACTTAAATTCTGTTGTATCCGTCGTTATCTTTTGATAGGGGATAGTTGTATCAAATCTGCGGCTGATACGATTAGGAGTAACTTTTCCAACCGTTCCTTTGTAGGAGCTATACTTACGTGATTTACGAGAAAAAGAAGTAACTTGTAAGTTTAGTTCCTGCATAATGCGTTGAATTCTCTTTTTATTTACAACGAAACCACGATTTCTTAATTCTGCCTTTATACGACGGTAACCGTAATCTTTGTGTTGGTCCCGTATTTCTAATATAAGTTGCTTTAACTCTGTATCTGGATCCTTCTGTTTAAAACGTTTTTGCCAATACATGTAGGTTGATTTAGGATAATCAATAGTCATTAAGATATCTTTTAATTGGAATTTTTCTCGGAGTCTGTAGATAATTTTTGCAGTTGGTTCGTTTGATTTTGGTTTTCCTCGGTCTGCAGACTCCGCAATTCTTTTAAAAAAGCATTTTGAATTTCTAAAGATAATACTTGATTCTCAAGCTCTTTGATCCGTTCTGAATTTTTATCAGTAGATTTAATAGGGCTGTTTTTATTTAGTTGGTTAGTGTTTTTATTTTTCATTTTAGCCGGACGTCCCTTCGGTTTTGAGAGTCCTTCAATGCCTTCGGCATGAAATGCCCTTACCCAATTAGCGATTAAGGATGGGTTGTTTATCTTGAGCTTCAATGCAAGCTGCTGATAGGATATCTCAGTAGTTAGATACAACTCTATCGTATCTATCTTGAATTGAACAGAATAATGATTGTCTTTTTTACTTCTGATTAGCCCATCCTCACCGAATTGTCTATAATTAGCGACCCATATTTTGAGTTGGGATCCACTTTTTCCTGGGATACCATATTTTTTAGCCAAAAACTTGTATCCACCAGCTCCATCTAAATAACTCTTAACAACCGTTAGCTTAAATTCGAAACTATATTTTGCCATACAAAAACCCCCTAAGTTTAGATTTTCCAGGTCTAACTTTCGGGGGTCGGCTCAATGAAGTCATTCTTTTAGCAGAAGGCGTTTTTATTCTTGATGAAAAAACTCAAGAAAAACGACTAATTGAAGAGATAAAGGCTGGTACAACGGTTAAAGTTTTATTGGTATCTGAACCAGTCACAACTCGTTCGTTGCCACCACAAATTCCAGGAAATAGCATTGCCCAAATTTTAATGAGTGAATGATACTAAACCAAAAAGCGTTGAATCCCCTTAATGGGATTCAGCGCTTTTTGGTCAGGCTCAAACAGAATTTTTTACTAGTTTTTGTCTTTTAATCGTTTTTTGATTTTTACTATTAAGATTTTTATCATTAAAAATAGGAGGAGTAGGAAAGATCCCAAAACCATGTTCCATTTTATAAAGGTTGCTACTGGTGTTAGTGTTTGGATGATGCCAGACTCTAAGGGATACCTTGCCATTACAATTGTTGCTCCGATATTCTCTAAAAGATCAAAAAATGCCGCCATGATTGGAAGGAATACTAGGTATCTCATTCGCTTGTTTCCTGGGATGTACTCTACTAATTTGATTGTCCACACAACTAAAAACAACGTATAAACAACTGGCCAAACTAAATCAAACGTCCACCTTAATAAAATGTACGTTTTTCTGCCTCCTTCGCCATAACTCTCGGCTAAATCATATAACTGTGAACCCGAGTAAAGGAATGATTGATCTGGCGATTCCGATTGTCCGATGGCTTCGCTTGAATAACTAGCTATCTGTGGCAGAACAAAAGATAAGAATAAGAGAAATACGACTGATGCTCCTATAACCCACTTCCATTGAATTTTCGTTTTCATTTTACTCCTCCTACTTTTTAATTTAGTTAGTAATATCGTTTACTAAAATTATTTCTGCATTCAACTTATTTAATGAACGATTTCCCTATAATCATACCACGATGAGGTTTCGTTACAAGAAAAGGCATACTAATAAAAGCTAAATGATTGTAACGATAGAAAAAATTCTAGTCCACTTTATCTTTTTGTATTGAAGATTAAATTTAGACTAAGGTAATCTGGATGGTACAATGGATATATACCGACTAACGCTCCTAAAGAAAAATATAAAATGAAGTAAGTTGTAAAGAGCTCTTTCCTAGAAAACAGTTCTATTAGTTACTGATGGAAAAGGCTCACCAAAAGTAATGTACAAAAAGTAAATGAAGACTCATTCAACTAAGAAAGGGTGTTTTACATGGGGTCCATTATAGAAATTATAGGTATTTTATTGCCTTTATTAATTGTAGGTGGGATCGCTTTATTTGTCATCACTAGACTTAAAAAGAAATCTAAACAAGGAACGTTGGGTAAGAAAAAAACAAAAAAAGATCAAATTTTATTGGATAGCCTAATTCCTTTAGGACCATTGGCTGTCTGATTGGATTAGTTTTCAGTCTGTTCTTTCCATTTCAATTATCCTTTATCCTTACTTTTGGAGCTGCGTTTGGTTTATTAGCAGGCTATTTTGCTTATGATTATTATGGCAATAAAGAATAAGGAACCTGTTAATATAAAGCGTATAGTCTTTTCATCTTTCCTAGTAACTAGCATGAATACA from Carnobacterium iners includes these protein-coding regions:
- a CDS encoding NADPH-dependent FMN reductase, with the protein product MLKIGIITGSTRPNRKSLKIAEELKKWADKREDALYEVVDIADYNLPMYNEPIAALYSQDYQTPEAIPWAEKINSLDGFIFVVPEYNHGLPSALKNAIDYLCHEYGNKVAGSVTYGSQGGIRAGEVLRLVLGGLHVAVISTSLALSILTDFDSEDNFIPEEIHQTIFNKLLDRLLAWGEPLKVLRDNEPTHK
- a CDS encoding IS3 family transposase; the encoded protein is MAESADRGKPKSNEPTAKIIYRLREKFQLKDILMTIDYPKSTYMYWQKRFKQKDPDTELKQLILEIRDQHKDYGYRRIKAELRNRGFVVNKKRIQRIMQELNLQVTSFSRKSRKYSSYKGTVGKVTPNRISRRFDTTIPYQKITTDTTEFKYYENDPSGNLQIKKLYLDPFMDMYNKEIVSYKITKQPNGITIMEALADAIKATEKCPFRRTFHSDQGWAYQMKAYGAELRKDNIFQSMSRKGNCLDNSPIENFFGLLKQEMYYGNVFHSYRELEQEIIKYIHYYNHDRIKEKLNWMSPVHYREHHFSPSLVA
- a CDS encoding helix-turn-helix domain-containing protein: MAKYSFEFKLTVVKSYLDGAGGYKFLAKKYGIPGKSGSQLKIWVANYRQFGEDGLIRSKKDNHYSVQFKIDTIELYLTTEISYQQLALKLKINNPSLIANWVRAFHAEGIEGLSKPKGRPAKMKNKNTNQLNKNSPIKSTDKNSERIKELENQVLSLEIQNAFLKELRSLQTEENQNQTNQLQKLSTDSEKNSN